The following are encoded together in the Mumia sp. Pv4-285 genome:
- a CDS encoding acyl-CoA dehydrogenase family protein, with amino-acid sequence MGRLVTTDGLTDIQEEILKTVREFVDKEIIPVATELEHKDEYPQAIVDGLEELGLFGLTIPEEYGGLGESLLTYALVVEEIARGWMSVSGVINTHFIVAYMLMQHGTEEQKQKYLPRMATGEVRGAFSMSEPSLGSDVAAVATKATRQDDGSYSITGQKMWLTNGGSSNLVAVLTKTDEGADSVYRNMTTFLIEKEPGFGETAQGITVPGKIDKMGYKGIDTTEMILDKHQISAEQVLGGEPGKGFYQMMDGVEVGRVNVGARAVGIANRAFELGIAYAQQRETFGKPIAQHQAILFRLAEMGTKVETAHAMVVRAARKKDAGERNDVEAGMAKMVASEYCNEVVEASFRIHGGYGYSKEYEIERLYREAAFMLIGEGTSDIQKMIIGRSLLKDYKLR; translated from the coding sequence ATGGGCCGCCTGGTCACCACCGATGGTCTGACCGACATCCAGGAGGAGATCCTCAAGACCGTCCGCGAGTTCGTGGACAAGGAGATCATCCCGGTCGCCACCGAGCTCGAGCACAAGGACGAGTACCCGCAGGCGATCGTCGACGGCCTCGAGGAGCTCGGCCTGTTCGGGCTGACGATCCCCGAGGAGTACGGCGGCCTCGGCGAGTCGCTGCTGACGTACGCGCTCGTGGTCGAGGAGATCGCGCGCGGGTGGATGAGCGTCTCCGGCGTCATCAACACGCACTTCATCGTGGCCTACATGCTGATGCAGCACGGTACGGAGGAGCAGAAGCAGAAGTACCTCCCGCGGATGGCGACCGGAGAGGTGCGCGGCGCCTTCTCGATGTCGGAGCCGTCGCTCGGGTCGGACGTGGCAGCGGTCGCGACGAAGGCGACCCGGCAGGACGACGGGTCGTACTCGATCACCGGCCAGAAGATGTGGCTGACCAACGGCGGATCGTCCAACCTGGTCGCGGTGCTCACCAAGACCGACGAGGGTGCCGACTCGGTCTACCGCAACATGACGACCTTCCTGATCGAGAAGGAGCCCGGTTTCGGCGAGACGGCCCAGGGCATCACCGTCCCGGGCAAGATCGACAAGATGGGCTACAAGGGCATCGACACGACCGAGATGATCCTGGACAAGCACCAGATCTCGGCCGAGCAGGTCCTCGGTGGCGAGCCGGGCAAGGGCTTCTACCAGATGATGGACGGCGTCGAGGTCGGCCGCGTCAACGTCGGTGCCCGTGCCGTCGGCATCGCGAACCGTGCCTTCGAGCTCGGCATCGCGTACGCCCAGCAGCGCGAGACGTTCGGCAAGCCGATCGCGCAGCACCAGGCGATCCTGTTCCGGCTCGCCGAGATGGGCACGAAGGTCGAGACCGCGCACGCGATGGTCGTGCGGGCGGCGCGCAAGAAGGACGCCGGCGAGCGCAACGACGTCGAGGCCGGCATGGCCAAGATGGTCGCCTCGGAGTACTGCAACGAGGTCGTCGAGGCGTCGTTCCGCATCCACGGCGGCTACGGCTACTCCAAGGAGTACGAGATCGAGCGCCTCTACCGCGAGGCGGCGTTCATGCTCATCGGCGAGGGCACGAGCGACATCCAGAAGATGATCATCGGCCGGAGCCTGCTGAAGGACTACAAGCTCCGCTGA
- a CDS encoding general stress protein, whose amino-acid sequence MVQQQGRTGLTLEYPQHLADFENYADAQRAVDYLSDQKFPVQNIMIVGTDLKQVERVTGRLTWGKAAGYGAATGAWFGVLLGLIVGIFAEPGRWFAVVLAAMLFGLVFGVVWGLIGYAFTGGRRDFTSISQVVASRYELLVEHKHLAEGQRVLAGLTRPGTQQPAPQSPTAPPQSPTAPPGA is encoded by the coding sequence ATGGTGCAGCAGCAGGGCAGGACCGGGTTGACGCTGGAGTATCCGCAGCATCTCGCCGACTTCGAGAACTACGCCGATGCGCAGCGCGCGGTGGACTACCTGTCCGACCAGAAGTTCCCCGTCCAGAACATCATGATCGTGGGCACGGACCTCAAGCAGGTCGAGCGCGTGACGGGCCGTCTGACCTGGGGCAAGGCGGCCGGCTACGGCGCCGCCACGGGCGCGTGGTTCGGCGTGCTCCTGGGGCTGATCGTGGGCATCTTCGCCGAGCCGGGCCGGTGGTTCGCAGTGGTGCTGGCTGCGATGCTCTTCGGTCTCGTGTTCGGTGTCGTCTGGGGGCTGATCGGCTATGCGTTCACCGGTGGCCGCCGCGACTTCACGTCGATCTCGCAGGTCGTGGCGTCGCGCTACGAGCTGCTGGTGGAGCACAAGCACCTCGCAGAAGGCCAGCGCGTCCTCGCGGGACTGACCCGTCCGGGGACCCAGCAGCCGGCACCGCAGTCGCCCACGGCGCCGCCGCAGTCGCCGACCGCGCCGCCGGGAGCGTGA
- a CDS encoding HpcH/HpaI aldolase/citrate lyase family protein yields MSEESVPTEDKALRSRRSCLAVPGSNPRFLEKAKGLPADQVFLDIEDAVAPLAKPDARKNIVAALNEGGWGDKVRVVRVNDWTTQWTYRDVIEVVEGAGANLDCIMLPKVQTAEQVVALDVLLTQIEKTMGYEVGRIGIEAQIENALGLTNVNAIAAASPRVETIIFGPADFMASINMKSLVVGEQPPGYDVGDAYHHILMSILMAARAYDKQAIDGPYLQIRDTDGYRRVASRSAALGFDGKWVLHPGQVDVANEVFSPRQEDYDHAENILDAYDWFTSEAGGKKGSAMLGDEMIDEASRKMALVISAKGRAAGMQRSSTWQPPTD; encoded by the coding sequence GTGTCTGAAGAGTCTGTGCCCACCGAAGACAAGGCCCTGCGCTCGCGGCGCTCGTGCCTCGCCGTCCCCGGCTCGAACCCGCGCTTCCTGGAGAAGGCCAAGGGTCTGCCCGCCGACCAGGTCTTCCTGGACATCGAGGACGCGGTCGCACCGCTGGCCAAGCCCGACGCCCGCAAGAACATCGTCGCCGCGCTCAACGAGGGTGGCTGGGGCGACAAGGTCCGCGTGGTCCGCGTCAACGACTGGACCACGCAGTGGACGTACCGTGACGTGATCGAGGTCGTCGAGGGCGCCGGTGCCAACCTCGACTGCATCATGCTCCCGAAGGTCCAGACGGCCGAGCAGGTCGTCGCGCTCGACGTCCTCCTCACCCAGATCGAGAAGACGATGGGGTACGAGGTCGGTCGGATCGGTATCGAGGCACAGATCGAGAACGCCCTCGGCCTCACCAACGTCAACGCGATCGCGGCCGCTTCGCCGCGCGTGGAGACCATCATCTTCGGCCCCGCCGACTTCATGGCCAGCATCAACATGAAGTCGCTGGTCGTCGGCGAGCAGCCCCCCGGCTACGACGTCGGCGACGCGTACCACCACATCCTCATGAGCATCCTCATGGCGGCGCGGGCGTACGACAAGCAGGCCATCGACGGCCCGTACCTCCAGATCCGCGACACCGACGGCTACCGGCGCGTCGCCTCGCGCTCGGCCGCCCTCGGCTTCGACGGCAAGTGGGTCCTGCACCCCGGCCAGGTCGACGTGGCCAACGAGGTCTTCAGCCCCCGCCAGGAGGACTACGACCACGCCGAGAACATCCTCGACGCGTACGACTGGTTCACCTCGGAGGCCGGCGGCAAGAAGGGCTCGGCGATGCTCGGCGACGAGATGATCGACGAGGCCTCGCGCAAGATGGCGCTCGTGATCTCGGCCAAGGGACGCGCTGCCGGCATGCAGCGCAGCTCGACGTGGCAGCCGCCGACCGACTGA
- a CDS encoding DMT family transporter: protein MNVLLATVAVLGVSLSGPLMAGTQAPALAIAFWRNALAEAVLLPVAVTRNRRELRALTRADLRTCLFAGAALAAHFATWVTALKLTSVAAAIALVSMQVGWIALIDRLRGKAIPPMVLLGVGLAFGGVLVITGVDLTLSRDALVGDLLALVGGLTAAVYTIAGARARESLSTTTYTFLCYGSCAVILLVACLVGGVPLVGFSAQAWVGILAVTVTAQLLGHSLINHLLAVMSPMLVSLILLLEVPGAALLATAMLGQAPGAGVYAGLALIMAGLAVVVTRRPPRPSEVPDSD from the coding sequence GTGAACGTCCTGCTCGCGACCGTGGCCGTCCTCGGCGTCTCGTTGTCGGGTCCGCTGATGGCGGGGACGCAGGCGCCCGCGCTGGCGATCGCCTTCTGGCGCAACGCCCTCGCGGAGGCGGTCCTGCTGCCGGTGGCGGTGACCCGCAACCGGCGGGAGCTGCGGGCGCTGACCCGGGCCGACCTCCGTACGTGCCTCTTCGCGGGAGCGGCGCTCGCTGCACACTTCGCCACCTGGGTGACGGCGCTCAAGCTCACGTCGGTCGCGGCCGCCATCGCCCTCGTGTCGATGCAGGTCGGCTGGATCGCGCTGATCGACCGGCTCCGCGGCAAGGCGATCCCTCCGATGGTCCTCCTCGGCGTCGGACTCGCGTTCGGAGGCGTCCTCGTCATCACCGGCGTGGACCTGACCCTGTCGCGCGACGCGCTGGTCGGAGACCTGCTCGCGCTGGTCGGTGGTCTGACGGCGGCGGTCTACACGATCGCGGGGGCGCGGGCGCGGGAGTCGCTGTCCACGACCACCTACACGTTCCTCTGCTACGGGTCGTGCGCCGTGATTCTGCTGGTGGCCTGCCTGGTCGGAGGCGTACCGCTGGTCGGCTTCAGCGCCCAGGCGTGGGTCGGGATCCTCGCGGTCACCGTCACCGCCCAGCTGCTCGGGCACTCGCTGATCAACCACCTGCTCGCGGTGATGAGCCCGATGCTCGTGTCGCTCATCCTGCTGCTCGAGGTGCCGGGCGCCGCGCTGCTCGCGACCGCGATGCTGGGCCAGGCGCCCGGAGCCGGGGTGTACGCCGGTCTCGCCCTGATCATGGCGGGCCTGGCAGTTGTCGTGACCCGGCGCCCGCCGCGCCCGAGCGAGGTGCCCGACTCCGACTGA
- a CDS encoding RecQ family ATP-dependent DNA helicase has product MPSAPASVLPPSRAAAADRVIGALAGPEASLRSDQVTAVAALSEPKARVLVVQATGWGKSAVYWAATAIRRDEGHGTTLVVSPLLSLMRDQVAAAARAGLRAETLNSSNIEEWSRIESALRAGEVDVLLVSPERLANPGFGRRVLDSLAGRIGLLVVDEAHAVSDWGHDFRPDYRRVSDVLQQLNPDTPVLATTATANARVTDDVARQLGDETLVLRGPLARSSLELSVVDRLSPLERYAWVVDHLPTLPGSGIVYALTVADAHRLTSAIQAVHGASVPVAAYTGQLEAAERERLEDALRDNKVKALVATSALGMGYDKPDLGFVVHVGAPPSPVSYYQQVGRAGRAIDHAHAVLLPSGADDGIWDYFATATIPQPAQVERMLTAMEGATFETPATVVSLEAETGLRRGRVELMLKQLAVDGVTERVERGWIRTGTPWTYDAAHYEGVVAVRRREADIMRAYTRGERCLMQLLQESLDDPEAAPCGRCSVCRGALPDGLAAAPAPETVRAVASVLRGEDHLLEPRKMWPGGAFGTRGRIPPDRAVEPGRAIVHADAPEWREAVQTMFAADGPAPQEVLDASVQVLARWKTEWRSRPEVAIALPAAGFTRLVDSVAGHLAGVGRLDRADLELAPRSGGDVRDLTSADEAALWRDTVTVPPQTQSAVDARTVLLVVDATSSLWPFTIVGAALRAAGASAVLPFLLHRRV; this is encoded by the coding sequence ATGCCCTCCGCCCCAGCATCCGTGCTACCCCCGTCCCGTGCCGCCGCCGCCGATCGTGTCATCGGAGCCCTCGCCGGTCCGGAGGCGTCGCTGCGCTCCGACCAGGTCACTGCGGTCGCGGCGCTGTCGGAGCCGAAAGCCCGGGTCCTGGTCGTGCAGGCGACCGGATGGGGCAAGTCGGCGGTCTACTGGGCCGCGACCGCGATCCGGCGCGACGAGGGCCACGGCACGACCCTCGTGGTCTCGCCGCTGCTGTCGCTGATGCGCGACCAGGTCGCAGCGGCTGCTCGCGCGGGGCTCCGTGCCGAGACCCTCAACTCGTCCAACATCGAGGAGTGGTCCCGGATCGAGAGCGCGCTGCGCGCCGGCGAGGTGGACGTGCTGCTCGTGTCGCCGGAGCGTCTCGCCAACCCGGGCTTCGGGCGGCGGGTCCTCGACTCGCTGGCGGGCCGCATCGGTCTGCTGGTCGTCGACGAGGCGCACGCGGTGTCCGACTGGGGCCACGACTTCCGCCCCGACTACCGTCGCGTCTCCGACGTGCTGCAGCAGCTCAACCCTGACACTCCGGTGCTCGCCACCACGGCGACGGCGAACGCGCGCGTGACCGACGACGTGGCGCGCCAGCTCGGCGACGAGACCCTGGTGCTGCGGGGGCCCCTCGCGCGCTCGAGCCTCGAGCTGTCGGTGGTCGACCGGTTGTCGCCGCTCGAGCGCTACGCCTGGGTGGTCGACCACCTGCCGACCCTTCCCGGGTCCGGCATCGTCTACGCGCTCACGGTGGCCGACGCGCACCGGCTGACCTCCGCCATCCAGGCGGTCCACGGTGCGTCGGTGCCGGTCGCCGCCTACACCGGCCAGCTCGAGGCTGCCGAGCGCGAACGCCTCGAGGACGCGCTGCGCGACAACAAGGTGAAGGCGCTGGTCGCGACGTCGGCGCTGGGGATGGGCTACGACAAGCCCGACCTCGGCTTCGTCGTCCACGTCGGCGCTCCGCCGTCACCCGTCTCCTACTACCAGCAGGTCGGACGTGCCGGGCGCGCGATCGACCACGCCCACGCGGTGCTGCTCCCGTCCGGCGCCGACGACGGCATCTGGGACTACTTCGCGACCGCGACGATCCCGCAGCCCGCGCAGGTCGAGCGGATGCTCACGGCGATGGAGGGCGCGACCTTCGAGACGCCGGCGACGGTCGTCAGCCTGGAGGCCGAGACGGGGCTGCGGCGCGGTCGCGTCGAGCTGATGCTCAAGCAGCTCGCCGTCGACGGCGTCACCGAGCGGGTCGAGCGGGGCTGGATCCGCACGGGCACACCGTGGACGTACGACGCGGCGCACTACGAAGGCGTCGTGGCCGTCCGGCGCCGCGAAGCCGACATCATGCGCGCCTACACGCGTGGTGAGCGGTGCCTCATGCAGCTGCTCCAGGAGTCGCTCGACGACCCCGAGGCTGCACCGTGCGGCCGGTGCTCGGTGTGCCGCGGCGCGTTGCCCGACGGGCTGGCCGCCGCTCCCGCACCCGAGACCGTACGCGCGGTGGCGAGCGTCCTGCGCGGCGAGGACCACCTGCTGGAGCCGCGCAAGATGTGGCCCGGGGGAGCCTTCGGCACGCGCGGCCGCATCCCGCCCGACCGCGCCGTCGAGCCTGGCCGGGCGATCGTGCATGCCGACGCCCCCGAGTGGCGCGAGGCCGTGCAGACGATGTTCGCCGCCGACGGTCCCGCCCCGCAGGAGGTGCTGGACGCGTCCGTCCAGGTGCTCGCGCGATGGAAGACAGAGTGGCGGAGCCGCCCCGAGGTGGCGATCGCGCTGCCCGCCGCGGGGTTCACCCGACTCGTCGACAGCGTCGCCGGCCACCTTGCCGGAGTCGGGCGGCTCGACCGGGCAGACCTCGAGCTCGCGCCCCGCAGCGGAGGCGACGTACGCGACCTGACGTCAGCAGACGAGGCCGCGCTCTGGCGCGACACCGTGACCGTGCCGCCCCAGACGCAGTCGGCCGTCGACGCCCGCACGGTGCTGCTCGTGGTCGACGCCACGTCCTCGCTGTGGCCGTTCACCATCGTGGGCGCGGCGCTTCGCGCGGCGGGGGCCTCAGCGGTGCTGCCGTTCCTGCTCCACCGCCGCGTGTGA
- a CDS encoding DUF2332 domain-containing protein yields the protein MTGGVVQQAAEALEWQARQCGSLGSPMYAGLLAALAGDVNAGGPTRAVFDEVVADDAAPPAALGLRLVGGLHRLVLDGEAPSLEEHYPSVGGRWDLAAALPAVLAVVDQHRDALRQALDRVPQTNEVGRSAALVGGLLRVADRFALPVRLIEIGASGGLNLRADHFRFSSPRGWWGPVDSPVVMDGAWAGLTPAVDAPLEVVERRGFDLAPLDPTRIDDRRTLEAYTWPDMTERLARLRAACEVAAEVPAVLERCSAADGLDGVELEQGTATVLWHSVTWMYVADDERERIDARVAELAQDAGPDRVLARVTLEPDGRADGPYPVLLTTWPFGEATVIGHAPAHGLPTTWTG from the coding sequence GTGACCGGCGGAGTGGTCCAGCAGGCGGCCGAAGCCCTCGAGTGGCAGGCGCGCCAGTGCGGAAGCCTCGGCTCACCCATGTACGCCGGCCTGCTCGCCGCTCTCGCCGGTGACGTCAACGCCGGTGGGCCCACTCGCGCGGTCTTCGACGAGGTGGTCGCTGACGATGCGGCCCCGCCGGCAGCACTCGGTCTGCGCCTCGTCGGCGGACTCCACCGGCTCGTGCTCGACGGCGAGGCCCCGAGCCTCGAGGAGCACTACCCGAGCGTCGGAGGCAGGTGGGACCTTGCGGCGGCCCTGCCCGCGGTTCTCGCCGTCGTCGACCAGCATCGCGACGCGCTCCGTCAGGCGCTCGACAGGGTGCCTCAGACCAACGAGGTCGGACGCTCGGCCGCGCTCGTCGGCGGGCTCCTTCGCGTCGCCGACAGGTTCGCTCTGCCGGTCCGGCTCATCGAGATCGGCGCGAGTGGGGGGCTGAACCTGCGTGCGGACCACTTCCGGTTCAGCTCGCCGCGGGGTTGGTGGGGCCCGGTGGACTCGCCCGTGGTGATGGACGGCGCCTGGGCAGGGCTCACGCCCGCGGTGGACGCCCCGCTCGAGGTGGTGGAGCGACGGGGCTTCGACCTCGCCCCGCTCGACCCGACCCGCATCGACGACCGTCGCACCCTCGAGGCGTACACGTGGCCCGACATGACAGAGCGCCTCGCGCGCCTGCGAGCGGCGTGCGAGGTCGCCGCGGAGGTCCCGGCCGTGCTGGAGCGGTGCAGCGCGGCCGACGGTCTCGACGGCGTCGAGCTCGAGCAGGGGACGGCGACCGTGCTGTGGCACTCGGTCACCTGGATGTACGTCGCGGACGACGAGCGTGAGCGGATCGACGCCCGCGTCGCCGAGCTGGCGCAGGACGCCGGCCCGGACCGTGTCCTCGCCAGGGTCACGCTCGAGCCCGACGGGCGAGCCGACGGTCCGTACCCTGTCCTGCTCACGACCTGGCCGTTCGGGGAGGCCACGGTCATCGGTCACGCTCCCGCGCACGGCCTCCCGACGACGTGGACGGGGTGA
- a CDS encoding acetate/propionate family kinase, translating into MPDETVLVINAGSSSLKYELRDATSGARLGRGIVNRIGHDGTALRYQVSGESPVERPLPGASYAEAIAAMFERFTEAGARLDGLVGAGHRVVHGGTEFSEPVVVDDAVLSRIDALSSLAPLHNPVAVECIRLMKEHDPDLPQVAVFDTAFHATLPWEAYTFAVPEDVAAEHRLRRYGFHGTSVEYVTGRAAALLGVEEDDVNLIVCHLGNGASITAVRGGRSVDTSMGFTPLSGLVMGTRAGDFDASAVLYLQDAAGMSTREVAELLERRSGLLGLTGDSDMAAIRDRAQRGDDAAQRAVRLAAYRVRHYVGAYLALVPGLHALVFTGGIGEHDDGFRAAVCEPLAHLGIEIDPRRNSAPVADDGGLIGEGSVPVAVIPTDEEAEIAHHTVNLVRGTSTPQTERTPDPSQT; encoded by the coding sequence ATGCCCGACGAGACGGTGCTCGTCATCAACGCGGGTTCGTCGTCGTTGAAGTACGAGCTGCGTGACGCCACCTCGGGAGCACGCCTCGGCCGCGGGATCGTCAACCGGATCGGCCACGACGGGACGGCCCTCCGGTACCAGGTCAGCGGGGAGTCCCCGGTCGAGCGACCGCTGCCCGGCGCCTCGTACGCCGAGGCGATCGCCGCGATGTTCGAGCGCTTCACCGAGGCCGGCGCGCGGCTCGACGGTCTGGTCGGGGCGGGCCACCGCGTCGTCCACGGTGGTACGGAGTTCAGCGAACCCGTGGTGGTCGACGACGCAGTCCTCTCCCGCATCGACGCGCTCTCGTCGCTCGCCCCCCTGCACAACCCCGTCGCCGTCGAGTGCATCCGGCTGATGAAGGAGCACGACCCCGACCTGCCGCAGGTCGCGGTCTTCGACACCGCCTTCCACGCGACGCTCCCGTGGGAGGCGTACACCTTCGCCGTCCCGGAGGACGTCGCCGCCGAGCACCGGCTGCGTCGGTACGGGTTCCACGGCACGTCCGTCGAGTACGTCACCGGTCGCGCCGCCGCGCTGCTCGGCGTCGAGGAGGACGACGTCAACCTGATCGTGTGCCACCTGGGCAACGGGGCTTCGATCACCGCCGTCCGGGGTGGCCGCAGCGTCGACACGTCGATGGGGTTCACGCCGCTGTCCGGTCTCGTGATGGGCACCCGTGCGGGCGACTTCGACGCGTCCGCCGTGCTCTACCTGCAGGACGCCGCCGGCATGTCGACCAGAGAGGTGGCCGAGCTCCTCGAGCGCCGCAGCGGGCTCCTGGGCCTCACCGGAGACTCCGACATGGCGGCGATCCGCGACCGTGCGCAGCGCGGCGACGACGCCGCGCAACGGGCGGTACGCCTCGCCGCGTACCGGGTACGCCACTACGTCGGCGCCTACCTGGCGCTCGTACCCGGCCTCCACGCCCTCGTGTTCACCGGGGGCATCGGTGAGCACGACGACGGCTTCCGGGCCGCGGTCTGCGAGCCGCTCGCACACCTCGGCATCGAGATCGATCCGCGCCGCAACTCGGCGCCGGTCGCCGACGACGGCGGCCTGATCGGCGAGGGCAGCGTCCCCGTGGCGGTCATCCCCACCGACGAGGAAGCCGAGATCGCCCACCACACCGTCAACCTCGTCCGCGGCACCTCGACGCCGCAGACCGAGCGCACGCCCGACCCCTCCCAGACCTGA
- a CDS encoding phosphoketolase family protein, whose product MNATTAPALADPTDDEVAALDAWWRANNYLTVAQIYLKSNVLLERPLSADDIKPRLLGHWGTSPGQSFVYAHLNRLIQHTGQSAIYLSGPGHGGPALVAAGYLEGTYSEIYPEVSLDSDGLTRLCRQFSTPGGIPSHVSVTTPGSIHEGGELGYVLIHAFGSVFDNPDLLTVAVVGDGEAETGPLEGSWKGISFVNPARDGAVLPILHLNDGKIASPTVLGRKRREDVRDIFTGHGYEVLEVEGDDLPGMHHRFAAVLAEAYGKIKAIQDAARGGDWDGEMPRWPMIVLRTPKGWTGPHEVDGVTIEGTWRAHQVPLSGVRENPEHLALLEAWMKSYGPAELFPGGRPSAEIEANNPQGDLRMSANPAANGGVLTKDLTLRPFRDYAIEVLHPAAERFENTRVLGAMMADLYRDNPDNFRLFCPDETNSNRLGAVFEVSDRAFMERVTSDDVKLSRDGRVMEVLSEHNCQGWLEGYNLTGRHGLFATYESFAMVSASMTVQHAKWLEEANHLSWRAKIPSLNILLTSTTWRNDHNGFSHQGPGLINVVLNMRGAVSRVYLPPDANCLLSVADHCFRSRSYVNLIAIDKQPHLQYLSIDEAAEHCAKGAGIWDWAGNEDGDKSPDIVLACAGDVPTAETVAAAQLLKEWVPDLTFRVVNVVDLMTLPRQKDHPHGMSASDFAGLFTDDVDVLFAFHGYHGAIHKLVHGRPTADRFHVRGFIEQGTTTTPFDMTVLNQMSRYQLVEDVLNNTKASPANAQELREHCRQMLEKHHRYVREHLEDMPEVKDWVLNPAT is encoded by the coding sequence ATGAACGCGACGACCGCACCGGCACTTGCCGACCCGACCGACGACGAGGTGGCCGCTCTCGACGCCTGGTGGCGCGCGAACAACTACCTGACCGTCGCGCAGATCTACCTCAAGAGCAACGTGCTCCTGGAGCGTCCCCTGTCGGCCGACGACATCAAGCCGCGGCTGCTCGGCCACTGGGGCACGAGTCCGGGACAGTCCTTCGTGTACGCCCACCTGAACAGGCTGATCCAGCACACCGGGCAGTCGGCGATCTACCTGTCGGGGCCGGGCCACGGCGGCCCCGCCCTCGTCGCGGCCGGCTACCTCGAGGGCACCTACTCCGAGATCTACCCGGAGGTCTCCCTCGACTCCGACGGGTTGACCCGGCTCTGCCGGCAGTTCTCCACGCCCGGCGGGATCCCGAGCCACGTGTCGGTGACGACTCCCGGCTCGATCCACGAGGGCGGCGAGCTCGGGTACGTCCTGATCCACGCGTTCGGGTCGGTCTTCGACAACCCGGATCTCCTGACCGTGGCCGTGGTGGGCGACGGCGAGGCCGAGACCGGACCGCTCGAGGGCTCCTGGAAGGGCATCTCGTTCGTCAATCCGGCACGCGACGGCGCTGTGCTCCCGATCCTCCACCTCAACGACGGCAAGATCGCGAGCCCGACCGTGCTGGGTCGCAAACGCCGCGAAGACGTTCGCGACATCTTCACGGGACACGGCTACGAGGTGCTCGAGGTCGAGGGCGACGACCTGCCCGGCATGCATCACCGGTTCGCGGCGGTGCTCGCCGAGGCGTACGGCAAGATCAAGGCCATCCAGGACGCGGCGCGCGGCGGGGACTGGGACGGCGAGATGCCTCGGTGGCCGATGATCGTCCTGCGCACACCCAAGGGCTGGACCGGCCCGCACGAGGTCGACGGCGTGACGATCGAGGGCACCTGGCGTGCACACCAGGTGCCGCTGTCGGGCGTCCGCGAGAACCCCGAGCACCTGGCGCTCCTCGAGGCGTGGATGAAGTCGTACGGCCCCGCGGAGCTCTTTCCCGGCGGGAGGCCCAGCGCCGAGATCGAGGCGAACAACCCTCAGGGCGACCTGCGGATGAGTGCGAACCCCGCAGCCAACGGCGGTGTGCTCACGAAGGACCTCACCCTGCGCCCGTTCCGCGACTACGCGATCGAGGTCCTCCATCCCGCCGCCGAGCGCTTCGAGAACACGCGCGTCCTCGGCGCGATGATGGCCGACCTCTACCGCGACAACCCGGACAACTTCCGGCTGTTCTGCCCGGACGAGACCAACTCGAACCGGCTCGGTGCCGTGTTCGAGGTGAGCGATCGCGCGTTCATGGAACGGGTGACCTCCGACGACGTGAAGCTCTCGCGCGACGGACGCGTGATGGAGGTCCTGAGCGAGCACAACTGCCAGGGCTGGCTCGAGGGCTACAACCTCACGGGCCGGCACGGGCTCTTCGCGACGTACGAGTCGTTCGCGATGGTGAGCGCGTCGATGACCGTGCAGCACGCGAAGTGGCTCGAGGAGGCGAACCACCTCTCGTGGCGGGCCAAGATCCCGAGCCTCAACATCCTCCTGACGTCGACGACCTGGCGCAACGACCACAACGGGTTCTCCCACCAGGGGCCGGGCCTGATCAACGTCGTGCTCAACATGCGCGGCGCCGTGTCCCGCGTCTACCTGCCGCCGGACGCCAACTGCCTGCTCTCGGTCGCCGACCACTGCTTCCGGTCGCGGTCGTACGTGAACCTGATCGCCATCGACAAGCAGCCTCACCTGCAGTACCTGTCGATCGACGAGGCGGCCGAGCACTGCGCCAAGGGTGCCGGCATCTGGGACTGGGCCGGCAACGAGGACGGCGACAAGTCGCCCGACATCGTGCTGGCGTGCGCCGGTGACGTCCCGACCGCCGAGACCGTCGCGGCCGCCCAGCTGCTCAAGGAGTGGGTGCCGGACCTCACGTTCCGGGTCGTCAACGTCGTCGACCTGATGACGCTGCCGCGTCAGAAGGATCACCCGCACGGGATGTCCGCCTCCGACTTCGCGGGTCTGTTCACCGACGACGTCGACGTGCTGTTCGCATTCCACGGCTACCACGGCGCGATCCACAAGCTCGTGCACGGGCGCCCCACCGCGGACCGGTTCCACGTCCGCGGGTTCATCGAGCAGGGGACGACGACGACTCCCTTCGACATGACGGTGCTCAACCAGATGTCGCGCTACCAGCTCGTCGAGGACGTCCTCAACAACACGAAGGCGTCTCCGGCCAACGCGCAGGAGCTGCGGGAGCACTGCCGGCAGATGCTCGAGAAGCACCACCGCTACGTGCGGGAGCACCTCGAGGACATGCCGGAGGTGAAGGACTGGGTGCTGAACCCGGCGACCTGA